CAAATCTCTCCAATGACAGTTGCAGTTTTTTTTGCAAGTTTAAGTTCTTTAACAGATTCTATACCATTTCTCCCAATCTCTATGAACGCATCATATACAGAATCAAATTTTGCATAAATACTATCTTCTAATTCTTCAATTTCTTCATCTGAAAGTTTTGCTTTTTCCTGAACATTTTGCAATAATGTTTTACCCTTTTCAAATTTTTTAACTTCTTTTAGCTTTTGTTTTTTCTGATCTTTTGACACTTGTTTTAATGATAGATCAATATCGCCACGTTTGGAATTTACTTTTTTTACTAATAGTACTTTTTTCTCTCCATCTTTGACAAATCTACTTACTGATCTTATCCAACCTGGAGCAATCTCTGAAATATGTAAAAATCCTTGAATATCATCATATTCATCTAGTGTCACATATGCTCCATGATCCATTACCTTAGTTACAGTAGCGAGTACAATTTCTCCCTGCTCGGGCATCTCTTGGATTTCAGTAGACATTTCTTCTAAAACTCTTCAATGCGTAAATTAATGTTGCTGGCTAGAAATCAATACCTTTCTTAGCCTTAATACCATTCTGAAATGGATGTTTTATCTCTCTCATTTCTGTAACCAGATCAGCTAGTTTAATCACCTCATCTTTAGCATAATTCCCTGTTAATACCAAGTCTACTTCTAACGGTTTTGATTTGATTAAATTTAAAACATCATTGACAGATATTAATTCAAGATTTACTGCATAATTAATCTCATCTAAAATTATAATGTCATAATTGCCTGATTGGATTTTCTCATTGCTAATTCTAATTGCCTCTTTGGCAATCTCTTTGTGATCTTCTTTTGGACTTTTATCATCTATTATCCCAACAAATCCTTTACCAACTGCAACTATTTCAAATTCAGGTTCAAGTCTCTTTGATGAATCCATTTCGCCATAATGCCATGAACCTTTGATGAATTGAATCATACAAATCTTCTTTCCGTATCCAACTGCCCTTAATGCAATTCCTAATGCTGCAGTAGTTTTACCTTTACCTTTTCCTGTATAAACAATGGTTAATCCATTTTCTTTCATAAATGATGTTCAAGTAATCTTACTAAAAACATTGAGTAATCATCAAAAGATATCAATTTAAATAAAAAATGATTCTAGTCATGCAAATTGAGAATTCCTAGAATTGTTATAGCAGGTGCAACAAGTGGAGTTGGAAAAACATCTATCACATGTTCTATAATTCATGCTTTACAAAAACAAGGCTATTCTGTTCAACCTTTTAAAGTTGGCCCTGATTATATCGACCCTAGCTATCTTTCAAGTATTTCAAAAAAAGAGACATACAACTTGGATGTTTGGTTGATGGGTAAAAATCAAATGTTGGCTAGTTTTGTTTCAAATTCAAAATCTGACGTATCTGTTATAGAAGGGGTTATGGGTTACTATGATGGATTTGGAGGGGATACAGATTATGCAAGTACTCATCATGTAGCCTCCATTACAAAATCTCCAGTTCTTTTGGTTTTAGATGCAAGCAAGACTGCACGCTCTATTGCTGCTACTGCACTAGGATTCATGAAATTTCATAAAAATTCCTATATTGCAGGAATTATTCTAAATAAAATAGGTAGCAAAAAGCATGAGCTTTTGTGTAAAAGTGCATTAGAAAAAACTAACATTCCAATTGTAGGTATTATTCCAAAAAATCCCGAATTAAATTTGGAATCACGTCATCTTGGATTGATTTCAACATTGGATCACTCGTCTCTAAAAACTAAAATTGAGAAAATTTCAAAAATAATTTCAAAATCTGTAGATATTAAACAAATTATTAAAATTTCAAAAAATACAATGTCATTAAAAAAAAAATCAAAACCAATACATAAAATAGCAAAAACTACCATTGCAGTAGCACTTGACACTTCATTTAATTTTTATTATCAAGATAACCTTGAAGCGTTACGACGTGAAGGAGCAAATCTCAAATTTTTCAGTCCAGTAAAAGATAAAAAACTTCCAAAATGTGATGGACTCTACATCGGTGGTGGTTTTCCTGAAATTTTAGGTAGTTTATTAGAAAAAAATCACATAATGAAAAAAACAATTAAAAAATTATCTGAAAACAATCTTCCAATTTATGCAGAATGTGGTGGGTTAATGTACCTGACAAAATCTATTATATCTGACAATCAAAGACACAAAATGGTTGGTCTCTTTGATGCTGAAACTCAAATGACAAAGAAAATGAGACTTAACTATACAAAAGGAAAGATTACACACAAAAATATCATTTCAGAGAATCTACATAATTTTCAAGGTCATGAATTTCATTACTCTCAATTAGATTCAGTTTCCACTGATTCTAAATTTGCTTATGATTTAGAAATTGGTGAAGGTATAAAGAAACATCAAGATGGAATGATTGAATACAACACTCTTGCATCATATGGTCATCTCTACTTTGATAGCTCAAACTATGCCCAAATTTTTGTTAAAAATTGCTTAAACTATTCAAGACGATGATCTGCCCTAATTAGCTTGAATATTGCATTTATTACGGCAGAAGCTGAAGAACTTCCACCTTTTCTACCAATATTTGTAATAAATGGTACTTCC
This genomic window from Nitrosopumilus ureiphilus contains:
- a CDS encoding translation initiation factor IF-2 subunit alpha, which codes for MSTEIQEMPEQGEIVLATVTKVMDHGAYVTLDEYDDIQGFLHISEIAPGWIRSVSRFVKDGEKKVLLVKKVNSKRGDIDLSLKQVSKDQKKQKLKEVKKFEKGKTLLQNVQEKAKLSDEEIEELEDSIYAKFDSVYDAFIEIGRNGIESVKELKLAKKTATVIGEICSKIKLPSVEIRGIMEITSNKSDGVEIIKKVLLGVIKKDPTIDITYLGAPKYRLSITSENFKTAEKSLKPIIEEIQTNIEKKKGSFKFTREESKKTREN
- the cobO gene encoding cob(I)yrinic acid a,c-diamide adenosyltransferase — protein: MKENGLTIVYTGKGKGKTTAALGIALRAVGYGKKICMIQFIKGSWHYGEMDSSKRLEPEFEIVAVGKGFVGIIDDKSPKEDHKEIAKEAIRISNEKIQSGNYDIIILDEINYAVNLELISVNDVLNLIKSKPLEVDLVLTGNYAKDEVIKLADLVTEMREIKHPFQNGIKAKKGIDF
- a CDS encoding cobyrinate a,c-diamide synthase; amino-acid sequence: MRIPRIVIAGATSGVGKTSITCSIIHALQKQGYSVQPFKVGPDYIDPSYLSSISKKETYNLDVWLMGKNQMLASFVSNSKSDVSVIEGVMGYYDGFGGDTDYASTHHVASITKSPVLLVLDASKTARSIAATALGFMKFHKNSYIAGIILNKIGSKKHELLCKSALEKTNIPIVGIIPKNPELNLESRHLGLISTLDHSSLKTKIEKISKIISKSVDIKQIIKISKNTMSLKKKSKPIHKIAKTTIAVALDTSFNFYYQDNLEALRREGANLKFFSPVKDKKLPKCDGLYIGGGFPEILGSLLEKNHIMKKTIKKLSENNLPIYAECGGLMYLTKSIISDNQRHKMVGLFDAETQMTKKMRLNYTKGKITHKNIISENLHNFQGHEFHYSQLDSVSTDSKFAYDLEIGEGIKKHQDGMIEYNTLASYGHLYFDSSNYAQIFVKNCLNYSRR